The following proteins are co-located in the Syngnathus scovelli strain Florida chromosome 5, RoL_Ssco_1.2, whole genome shotgun sequence genome:
- the n4bp2 gene encoding NEDD4-binding protein 2 isoform X3, with translation MQELPQHRGTFMLLLSLPVYMEIKDHVLSPLLHLHTIQLDVLLPGEARLVKHLLDPLLRFPNPGLWQQLHIIHPELHLLRQAGFIWMGRCSCCYVAHLDLENPLWPGRYHYDPASLGEAHEWNHKRAKEAFERGASPIIIDNTNIQGWEMKPYVAQALKYHYKVLFRETDTWWKNKPRELERRSTHGVSAERIRRMLNDYERFVTVESIMGASMPECKMRLHLENRNVQCVTPEAKCPDLVSEPGLMDRRKNSQPHLFSSLPDVSSIDHPSEFHKLEGDNHQSTDSLDFQSVGSASESSHKDVDLDLGVLDYELDALNQPGAEQGIPDCIVESVMNEDHRNSEPPVAFSQSIKQRLPRKRTTRKFESADLVKELDHPDGLAMGKEQMNKEEVLVAGGEEKETSKMLHFVGDWPSEGPLDQRQARRNKSHKDCDASEDRVVSKEVSNDTGEVQFPNPEMQKMFDIIQNLGGFCESVSSSSVSPVSPCLEQNLETDDKIESLRDRSEGGEKEENMNPDKTGRVDLPDCVLDWKAAESYKDNGEILKSENETSRTTVSYIGCETESDAAANTWSGVTAFEPPEPKESCGTEHEYGRAFASEMDTNQRKEQTDSEVTVQPQSEHSSDGTAPLEPQRCGKQRHGRRSGKQCKLALTFTQNCPAHPFKTLDDPDTTSQMVDITTHSDFETSLSPKLDSCINLEEEEVLPRSDSPLSLERGCPTQTEPQDFALLWRLNHQDSRADNVAAAFSDITVLCGVSSRFVPEISSAVSAAVAVHPSTQNTVPYRMVHEKGTQVEEKEFVATQSRLESLTILSRHFKLVSLDTLEDLYDKCHQDLEWTTNLLLDSGERLFKDEDVLEEVHMEEAGKVEQSTPLIVTSLETKLGDELTYAGSTAVANVLQQSAYEDVPEIGGTSDTDFSGFAGTASPVKRKTQLETHLHTVTTSPSLPTMEKHGEIQNQAMFEESSFATPDDIASLEEIYRLLQAELEELEREERQKKDNERTVANRGCPVLNINSVELKLPTELALQLTELFGPVGIEPGTCSSEDYAVQMDMNLAKLLHQKWKDSIQERKRQATLPNQLLLDRKEAGMPVMDHWNFSQPCVSLRDIIKEELAMQENMKMSRQNQAELNKRDGASMLKEDQLYARFPSIDRHFLQDIFRDHNYCLSQTELFLNSLLDQGPVKTVVAPELPRSGHQRAPSKEREKKLPDSDVAQKYQNIDDPEYKDFRAEASLQRSRQLESFSKAAAAYKQGHREVASFYAQQGHLHGQRMREANHRAAVQIFERVNSSLLPKNILDLHGLHVDEALEHLRRILQDKTADCEQGLCRPQLSVITGRGNHSQGGVARIRPAVINYLTNTHYRFTEPKPGLVVVSLK, from the exons ATGCAGGAGCTACCACAGCATCGTGGAACATTCATGCTCCTACTTTCTCTCCCCGTTTACATGGAAATCAAGGACCATGTTTTATCACCCCTATTGCACCTTCACACCATTCAATTGGACGTCCTTCTCCCTGGGGAGGCCAGGCTAGTCAAGCACCTCTTAGACCCTCTGCTACGATTCCCAAATCCTGGGCTATGGCAGCAGCTGCACATAATCCATCCAGAATTGCACCTTCTCCGTCAAGCAGGCTTCATTTGGATGGGAAGGTGCTCGTGTTGCTACGTGGCGCATCTGGATCTGGAAAATCCACTTTGGCCcg GACGCTATCACTATGATCCTGCTTCTCTGGGGGAAGCTCATGAGTGGAACCACAAGCGAG CCAAAGAAGCTTTTGAGAGAGGAGCTAGCCCCATCATAATTGACAATACAAACATACAGGGCTGGGAGATGAAACCCTACGTGGCCCAG GCTTTGAAATATCATTACAAAGTGCTGTTTCGTGAGACAGACACTTGGTGGAAGAACAAGCCCAGGGAGCTAGAGAG ACGCAGCACACATGGTGTGTCTGCTGAACGGATTCGGCGCATGCTAAATGACTACGAGCGCTTTGTAACAGTCGAGTCCATCATGGGTGCATCTATGCCCGAGTGTAAAATGCGCCTTCACCTGGAGAACAGAAATGTACA GTGTGTGACTCCTGAAGCAAAATGCCCCGACCTTGTCAGTGAACCTGGACTGATGGACCGACGTAAGAATTCCCAGCCTCATCTCTTTTCCTCCCTTCCTGACGTGTCATCTATTGATCACCCCAGTGAGTTCCACAAGTTGGAAGGTGACAACCACCAATCAACAGATTCACTTGATTTCCAGTCAGTTGGAAGTGCTTCAGAAAGTTCACACAAAGATGTTGACTTAGACTTGGGGGTTCTGGATTATGAGCTGGATGCCCTAAATCAGCCTGGTGCAGAACAGGGGATACCCGATTGTATTGTGGAATCAGTGATGAACGAAGACCACCGCAATAGTGAACCCCCGGTGGCCTTCTCTCAGTCTATTAAACAAAGGCTGCCAAGAAAAAGAACAACTAGGAAGTTTGAATCTGCAGATCTGGTGAAAGAACTTGACCACCCAGATGGCTTGGCAATGGGAAAAGAACAGATGAATAAAGAAGAGGTATTGGTGGCAGGTGGGGAAGAGAAAGAGACGTCCAAGATGTTGCATTTTGTAGGTGACTGGCCTTCTGAAGGGCCACTTGATCAACGACAAGCAAGGAGAAACAAAAGCCACAAAGACTGCGACGCAAGTGAAGACCGAGTGGTGTCTAAAGAAGTCAGCAATGACACAGGCGAAGTGCAGTTTCCAAATCCTGAAATGCAGAAAATGTTTGATATCATTCAAAATTTAGGAGGTTTTTGCGAgtctgtttcttcttcatcGGTGTCTCCCGTTTCTCCTTGCCTTGAGCAGAATTtggagacagatgacaaaattgAATCCCTTAGGGATAGGTCTGAGGGtggggaaaaagaagaaaatatgaATCCAGATAAGACTGGCAGAGTTGATTTACCAGATTGCGTCTTAGACTGGAAAGCTGCGGAATCTTACAAGGATAATGGTGAGATTCTAAAGAGTGAAAATGAAACGAGTAGAACCACAGTCTCATACATCGGTTGCGAAACAGAATCAGACGCCGCTGCAAATACCTGGTCGGGCGTCACCGCATTTGAACCTCCAGAGCCGAAAGAGAGCTGTGGCACGGAGCACGAGTATGGCAGAGCGTTTGCGTCTGAGATGGACACAAATCAACGCAAAGAGCAGACGGACAGTGAGGTGACAGTGCAGCCTCAAAGTGAACATTCTAGTGATGGCACTGCCCCTTTGGAACCGCAACGATGTGGAAAGCAGCGTCACGGTCGCAGATCAGGGAAGCAGTGCAAACTAGCTCTCACTTTCACTCAAAACTGTCCAGCTCATCCTTTCAAAACACTTGATGATCCTGATACCACATCACAAATGGTTGATATCACCACACATTCCGACTTTGAGACCAGCCTCAGTCCTAAACTAGACTCGTGCATCAACCTCGAAGAAGAAGAGGTCCTTCCGCGATCTGACTCGCCTCTCTCTTTGGAAAGAGGTTGTCCCACCCAGACTGAACCTCAGGACTTTGCCCTTCTTTGGCGTTTAAATCATCAAGACAGCCGAGCAGATAATGTCGCCGCTGCCTTCAGTGACATCACAGTTCTATGTGGCGTCTCCTCGCGATTCGTGCCAGAGATTTCATCGGCAGTTTCTGCTGCTGTTGCAGTTCACCCGTCCACCCAAAATACAGTACCATACCGCATGGTGCACGAGAAGGGCACACAGGTGGAGGAGAAAGAATTTGTGGCAACTCAAAGCCGTCTCGAGAGCCTGACCATCCTCAGTCGTCATTTTAAACTCGTTAGTTTGGATACATTGGAGGACTTGTATGACAAATGCcaccaagacttggaatggacaACCAACCTGTTACTGGATTCTGGAGAAAGGCTCTTCAAAGATGAGGATGTTCTTGAGGAGGTGCACATGGAGGAAGCTGGTAAAGTTGAACAGAGCACCCCGTTAATAGTTACATCGTTAGAAACCAAGTTGGGAGATGAACTTACTTATGCAGGGTCAACCGCTGTGGCCAatgtgcttcaacaatctgcatATGAGGACGTTCCTGAAATTGGTGGGACCTCCGATACGGACTTCTCAGGATTTGCTGGCACAGCTTCTCCAGTCAAAAGAAAGACTCAACTGGAGACACATCTGCACACAGTAACAACTAGTCCTAGCCTGCCTACTATGGAAAAGCACGGTGAAATCCAAAACCAAGCAATGTTCGAGGAGTCAAGTTTTGCAACTCCAGATGACATTGCCAGCCTGGAAGAGATATACCGGCTTCTGCAGGCTGAGCTGGAAGAGTTGGAGAGAGAAGAAAGACAGAAGAAGGACAATGAGAGGACCGTTGCAAATAGAGGCTGCCCAGTCCTGAACATCAACAGTGTGGAGCTGAAACTCCCCACTGAGCTGGCACTGCAACTAACTGAACTCTTTGGACCTGTTGGAATTGAACCAG GTACATGCTCTTCTGAAGACTACGCCGTGCAGATGGATATGAACCTGGCTAAACTGCTCCACCAGAAGTGGAAAGATTCGATCCag GAACGGAAGAGACAAGCAACTCTTCCCAACCAATTGCTTCTGGACC GCAAAGAAGCAGGGATGCCAGTGATGGACCACTGGAATTTCtcccagccatgtgtttctctGCGGGACATCATAAAAGAGGAGCTGGCTATGCAGGAGAACATGAAGATG TCAAGACAAAATCAAGCAGAACTCAACAAGCGTGATGGGGCCTCCATGCTAAAAGAAGATCAGCTCTACGCCCGCTTCCCCTCCATTGACAGACATTTTCTCCAGGATATTTTCAGGGATCATAA CTACTGTCTCAGCCAGACGGAGCTTTTTCTGAACTCTTTACTAGACCAGGGGCCTGTAAAGACTGTCGTCGCTCCAGAATTGCCTCGTTCTGGACACCAAAGAGCTCCCAGCAaagagagggaaaag AAACTTCCAGACTCTGACGTAGCTCAGAAGTATCAGAACATTGATGATCCTGAGTACAAGGATTTCAGGGCCGAAGCCAGTCTGCAAAGAAGTCGGCAGCTGGaaagtttttccaaagctgcagCAGCTTACAAGCAAGGACACCGAGAAGTGGCTTCCTTTTATGCacagcag GGACACTTACACGGTCAGCGGATGCGTGAGGCCAATCACCGTGCAGCCGTTCAGATCTTTGAGAGGGTCAACTCCTCGCTTCTTCCTAAGAACATCCTGGACCTCCATGGGCTGCACGTGGACGAGGCCCTGGAGCATCTGCGCCGAATCCTCCAAGATAAAACAGCAG ACTGCGAACAAGGTCTGTGTCGACCGCAGCTCTCTGTCATCACAGGAAGAGGTAACCACAGTCAAGGGGGCGTGGCCCGCATTCGCCCAGCCGTTATAAACTACCTCACCAACACACACTACAG GTTTACAGAACCAAAGCCCGGTCTCGTAGTGGTCTCTTTGAAGTAG
- the rhoh gene encoding rho-related GTP-binding protein RhoH, translating to MSVKCVLVGDCAVGKTALLVSFTSATFLDVYKPTVFNNTGAEVYMDGVLISLGLWDTAGHDNFRQIRPRSYQQADVVLVCYSVANRNSLASIQSKWMPEVRENLPTVPVLMVGTHTDLRESGTHRGNCISAAEGRCVAQEVHAKGYLECSSLTKRGVQQVFECAVRTAVTHNRRQARRRMFSLNQCKVF from the coding sequence ATGTCTGTCAAATGTGTCTTGGTCGGCGACTGCGCGGTGGGAAAGACGGCCCTCCTGGTCAGCTTCACATCAGCAACCTTCCTTGACGTCTACAAGCCCACAGTGTTCAACAACACCGGAGCGGAGGTCTACATGGACGGTGTTTTGATCAGTCTGGGCCTGTGGGACACGGCAGGCCACGACAACTTCAGGCAGATCCGACCTCGATCCTACCAGCAGGCCGACGTGGTGCTCGTGTGCTACTCTGTGGCCAACCGCAACTCTCTGGCAAGCATTCAGAGTAAGTGGATGCCCGAGGTTCGGGAGAACTTACCCACGGTGCCGGTGCTGATGGTGGGCACCCACACGGACCTGCGGGAGTCGGGTACGCATCGGGGCAACTGCATCTCTGCGGCAGAGGGGAGGTGTGTTGCTCAGGAGGTGCACGCCAAAGGCTACTTGGAGTGTTCGTCCTTGACCAAGCGAGGGGTCCAACAGGTTTTCGAGTGCGCCGTGCGGACCGCCGTCACCCACAACAGGAGGCAGGCCAGGCGACGCATGTTCAGCCTGAACCAGTGCAAAGTCTTTTGA
- the chrna9a gene encoding neuronal acetylcholine receptor subunit alpha-9-I produces MKQAALIVWISLLVQVCQGAGGHYARKLLNDLMEDYSNALRPVGDTDKALNVSLQITLSQIKDMDERNQVLTTYLWIRQVWHDAYLKWNKEDYDDLEMINIPSDLVWKPDIVLYNKADEESSGPSNTNVKLRYNGEIVWDSPAITKSTCVVDVSYFPFDWQQCNLTFGSWTYNGNQVAVSLGMDSGDLSDFVENVEWECHGMPAVRNVMMYGCCSDPYTEVTYTLLLKRRSSFYIFNLLLPCFLISFLAPLGFYLPADSGEKVSLGVTVLLALTVFQLLVAESMPPAESMPYIGKYYIATMIMITASTSLTIFIMNIHFCGAEAKPVPHWAKVLIIDYMSKIFFVYEVGENCTTPECEKSPLYPDETVSETSFDPDIHHLGSDSYKHNGHSIHYHHSQHCKKQDQVKENNKQHYKNHGHRPEGQGEAAQHYHHHITNDEDYKAAPHASYLQHLNGGLKEQILYPEEKHLIPACPCSCPCLQHNQVVKNIQYMANCFREQRTTCIKAAEWKKVAKVMDRFFMWIFFIMVFLMSILIIAKAS; encoded by the exons ATGAAACAGGCGGCACTGATTGTTTGGATCAgccttctcgtgcaag TGTGTCAGGGGGCCGGGGGACATTACGCTCGCAAACTTCTGAATGACTTGATGGAGGACTACTCCAATGCTTTGAGGCCTGTAGGGGACACTGACAAAGCCCTCAATGTCTCCCTTCAGATCACGCTGTCCCAGATTAAAGATATG GATGAGCGAAATCAGGTGCTAACCACATACCTGTGGATCAGGCAAGTGTGGCACGATGCCTACCTTAAGTGGAACAAGGAGGACTACGACGACCTGGAGATGATCAACATTCCGAGTGACCTGGTTTGGAAGCCTGACATCGTCCTCTATAACAA AGCAGATGAGGAATCGTCAGGTCCGTCCAACACCAACGTGAAGCTGCGTTACAACGGGGAGATCGTCTGGGACTCACCAGCCATCACAAAGAGCACGTGCGTGGTGGACGTTTCCTACTTCCCGTTTGACTGGCAGCAGTGCAACCTCACATTTGGCTCATGGACTTACAATGGGAACCAG GTTGCTGTTAGCTTAGGGATGGACAGCGGCGACCTGTCTGACTTTGTGGAGAACGTGGAGTGGGAGTGTCACGGCATGCCGGCGGTGAGGAACGTCATGATGTACGGCTGCTGCTCGGATCCATACACTGAAGTCACTTACACCTTGCTCCTGAAGCGCCGTTCCTCCTTCTACATCTTCAATCTCCTCCTGCCTTGCTTCCTTATCTCCTTCCTGGCACCACTGGGTTTCTACCTCCCTGCTGACTCCGGGGAGAAGGTGTCGCTGGGGGTCACCGTGCTGCTCGCGCTCACCGTGTTCCAGCTGCTGGTGGCCGAGAGCATGCCGCCAGCGGAAAGCATGCCCTATATAG GGAAGTACTACATTGCCACCATGATCATGATCACAGCTTCTACCTCTCTCACCATCTTCATTATGAACATCCATTTCTGTGGAGCTGAGGCCAAGCCAGTCCCTCACTGGGCTAAAGTCCTCATCATAGACTACATGTCCAAAATCTTTTTTGTCTATGAGGTAGGAGAGAATTGTACCACTCCCGAGTGTGAGAAGAGCCCTCTGTACCCCGACGAAACCGTGAGTGAGACAAGCTTCGACCCTGACATCCACCACCTTGGCAGCGACTCGTACAAACACAATGGCCACAGCATCCATTATCATCACAGCCAACATTGCAAAAAACAGGACcaggtcaaagaaaacaacaaacagCATTACAAAAACCACGGCCATCGACCGGAGGGGCAGGGAGAGGCCGCACAACACTACCACCATCACATCACAAATGATGAGGACTACAAGGCTGCTCCTCATGCTTCATACCTCCAGCATTTGAACGGAGGACTCAAGGAGCAGATCCTCTATCCGGAGGAGAAACATCTGATCCCAGCCTGCCCGTGCAGTTGCCCCTGCCTCCAACACAATCAG GTGGTGAAGAACATCCAGTACATGGCCAACTGCTTCCGTGAGCAGAGGACTACTTGCATCAAGGCTGCGGAGTGGAAGAAGGTTGCCAAGGTGATGGATCGATTTTTCATGTGGATCTTCTTCATCATGGTGTTCCTCATGAGCATCCTGATTATCGCCAAGGCATCCTGA
- the LOC125968830 gene encoding GTPase IMAP family member 4-like, with product MSSSSKQLCSKTRTGGKSCSSLSEIRLVLLGKTGSGKSSTGNFILGRKLFDAKVSSCSITLRSRRACGEICGKHLVLLDTPGILDTSRTLQEVQRELRKSVSLLFPGPHIFLLIVRISRITQEEKEVVRQFKQALGSHALQLSIVVFTHGDCLEDGVSVKQCMIDMCPYLEELVTECGGRYCVFNNQSSGSKEKTSELLAIVDCMMKDNGGTCYTSKMLQRAEEDLVGMQQEERRLLRHKEKQLKMKHEEHIKIRYERELERLKQKSGSVIQEMARPMPIQMEEAERREVPEILEEAASRENSLGQGTEEMVKIHNEENERKEIAIRQTEDIKREALQEEQDKLFSNSEERDKEEKKRKKQMEDLLKHQSEDDWATQMEKLRKDKINIESLMRQLKLLKVKTDEYKRREANLKRQLERREACSVCSSRPSNVIIRKKRKDSTVMHVTGFVQEMGLTGLNTSLQVARNACCIQ from the exons ATGTCCTCCTCTAGCAAGCAACTGTGCTCCAAGACAAGAACAG GTGGAAAGTCATGTTCCTCCTTGTCAGAGATCAGACTGGTTCTGCTGGGGAAGACCGGCAGTGGAAAAAGCTCCACTGGCAACTTTATCCTGGGCCGTAAACTCTTTGACGCAAAAGTCAGCAGCTGTTCGATCACCCTTCGATCCCGGAGAGCCTGTGGAGAAATCTGCGGTAAGCACCTGGTGCTCTTGGACACTCCGGGAATTCTGGACACTTCACGGACTCTGCAGGAGGTGCAGAGAGAGTTAAGGAAGTCTGTTAGTCTCCTCTTCCCAGGTCCACATATCTTTCTCCTCATTGTTCGCATTTCACGGATAActcaggaggagaaagaggtgGTGCGCCAGTTTAAACAGGCCCTTGGTTCTCATGCTCTACAACTGTCCATTGTGGTTTTTACCCATGGAGACTGTCTGGAAGATGGAGTTTCTGTGAAGCAGTGTATGATAGACATGTGCCCATACCTGGAGGAACTGGTGACAGAATGTGGCGGAAGGTACTGTGTCTTCAACAACCAAAGCTCCGGGAGCAAGGAGAAGACATCCGAGCTGCTTGCCATTGTGGACTGTATGATGAAGGATAATGGAGGAACCTGCTACACCAGTAAGATGCTCCAGAGAGCAGAGGAGGATCTGGTTGGCATGCAGCAGGAGGAGCGGCGTTTGCTGAGACACAAAGAGAAGCAGCTCAAAATGAAACACGAGGAACATATTAAAATCAGGTATGAAAGGGAGCTTGAGAGACTTAAGCAAAAAAGTGGAAGCGTGATTCAGGAGATGGCAAGACCGATGCCAATCCAGATGGAGGAGGCTGAGAGGAGAGAAGTTCCCGAAATACTTGAGGAAGCAGCCAGCAGGGAGAATAGTCTTGGACAAGGTACGGAAGAGATGGTGAAAATACATAATGAGGAAAATGAAAGGAAAGAAATTGCCATCAGACAGACAGAAGATATAAAGAGAGAAGCTTTGCAGGAAGAGCAGGATAAACTCTTCTCAAATTCAGAGGAGCGGgacaaggaggaaaaaaagcgGAAGAAGCAAATGGAGGATTTGCTCAAACACCAGAGTGAGGACGACTGGGCGACACAAATGGAAAAACTACgaaaagacaaaataaatattgaatCCCTCATGCGGCAGCTCAAACTCCTCAAGGTGAAGACAGATGAGTATAAACGCAGAGAAGCGAACCTCAAGAGACAGTTGGAGCGGAGAGAAGCGTGTTCCGTGTGTTCTTCACGGCCGAGCAACGTGATCATCAGGAAGAAACGTAAGGACAGCACTGTGATGCATGTGACTGGATTTGTGCAGGAGATGGGACTCACAGGGCTCAATACATCCTTACAGGTTGCCAGGAATGCTTGTTGTATCCAGTAA